From Homo sapiens chromosome 6, GRCh38.p14 Primary Assembly, the proteins below share one genomic window:
- the TCP11 gene encoding T-complex protein 11 homolog isoform X4: protein MMLHQKRVIKYDLLYTAAFYTPRNHCLTETVNEVSKLSNKIGMNCDYYMEEKVLPPSSLEGKVKETVHNAFWDHLKEQLSATPPDFSCALELLKEIKEILLSLLLPRQNRLRIEIEEALDMDLLKQEAEHGALKVLYLSKYVLNMMALLCAPVRDEAVQKLENITDPVWLLRGIFQVLGRMKMDMVNYTIQSLQPHLQEHSIQYERAKFQELLNKQPSLLNHTTKWLTQAAGDLTMSPPTCPDTSDSSSVAGPSPNEAANNPEPLSPTMVLCQGFLNLLLWDLENEEFPETLLMDRTRLQELKSQLHQLTVMASVLLVASSFSGSVLFGSPQFVDKLKRITKSLLEDFHSRPEEAILTVSEQVSQEIHQSLKNMGLVALSSDNTASLMGQLQNIAKKENCVCSVIDQRIHLFLKCCLVLGVQRSLLDLPGGLTLIEAELAELGQKFVNLTHHNQQVFGPYYTEILKTLISPAQALETKVESV from the exons ATgatgctgcatcaaaagagagtgataaaatatgatttattgtATACGGCTGCATTTTATACACCACGTAATCATT GTCTGACAGAAACCGTTAATGAAGTTTCCAAGCTGAGCAACAAGATTGGGATGAATTGTGATTACTACATGGAAGAGAAGGTTTTACCTCCAAGCAG TCTGGAAGGCAAGGTCAAGGAGACAGTGCACAATGCCTTTTGGGACCATCTTAAAGAGCAACTATCAGCAACTCCCCCTGACTTCAGCTgtgctcttgaacttctgaaagaaattaaagag ATCTTGCTATCACTGCTATTACCACGCCAGAACCGCCTGAGAATTGAGATTGAAGAAGCTCTGGACATGGACTTGCTCAAGCAGGAGGCAGAACATGGGGCCCTGAAAGTCCTCTATCTCTCTAAGTACGTTCTCAACATGATGGCTTTGCTGTGTGCACCAGTTCGAGATGAAGCAGTGCAGAAACTAGAAAACATTACGGATCCTGTTTGGCTACTGAG AGGGATCTTCCAGGTTCTGGGCCGGATGAAAATGGACATGGTGAACTACACTATCCAGAGCCTTCAACCCCACCTGCAGGAACATTCCATTCAGTATGAACGGGCTAAATTCCAGGAACTCCTCAATAAGCAGCCTA GTCTCCTTAATCACACCACCAAATGGCTGACCCAAGCAGCAGGAGACCTCACCATGTCACCTCCGACTTGCCCAGACACTTCTGACTCCTCCAGTGTGGCTGGCCCCTCTCCCAATGAGGCAGCCAACAACCCAGAGCCCCTCAGCCCCACAATGGTGCTGTGTCAGGGCTTCTTGAACCTCCTTCTCTGGGACCTTGAAAATGAAGAGTTCCCTGAG ACCCTGCTGATGGACAGAACCCGGCTGCAGGAGCTGAAGTCCCAGTTGCACCAGTTAACCGTCATGGCCTCAGTCTTGCTGGTGGCCAGTAGTTTCTCCGGCAGTGTTTTGTTTGGCTCACCCCAATTTGTAGATAAACTGAAACGCATAACCAAATCCTTGTTGGAAGACTTTCACTCCAG GCCTGAGGAAGCTATACTGACTGTGAGTGAACAGGTATCTCAGGAAATCCATCAAAGCCTCAAGAATATGGGCCTTGTTGCTCTAAGCAGTGATAATACAGCATCTCTAATGGGACAGCTCCAGAACATTGCCAAGAAGGAGAACTGTGTCTGCAGTGTTATTG ATCAGCGGATCCATTTGTTTCTCAAATGCTGTTTGGTTCTTGGTGTGCAGCGGTCTCTATTAGACCTTCCTGGAGGCCTTACTCTCATTGAAGCAGAACTGGCAGAACTGGGCCAAAAGTTTGTCAACTTGACACATCACAATCAGCAGGTGTTTGGTCCCTACTACACTGAGATCCTAAAAACCCTCATTTCCCCAGCCCAGGCACTGGAAACAAAAGTGGAGTCTGTTTGA
- the TCP11 gene encoding T-complex protein 11 homolog isoform X3 has protein sequence MMLHQKRVIKYDLLYTAAFYTPRNHFLSVTGLTETVNEVSKLSNKIGMNCDYYMEEKVLPPSSLEGKVKETVHNAFWDHLKEQLSATPPDFSCALELLKEIKEILLSLLLPRQNRLRIEIEEALDMDLLKQEAEHGALKVLYLSKYVLNMMALLCAPVRDEAVQKLENITDPVWLLRGIFQVLGRMKMDMVNYTIQSLQPHLQEHSIQYERAKFQELLNKQPSLLNHTTKWLTQAAGDLTMSPPTCPDTSDSSSVAGPSPNEAANNPEPLSPTMVLCQGFLNLLLWDLENEEFPETLLMDRTRLQELKSQLHQLTVMASVLLVASSFSGSVLFGSPQFVDKLKRITKSLLEDFHSRPEEAILTVSEQVSQEIHQSLKNMGLVALSSDNTASLMGQLQNIAKKENCVCSVIDQRIHLFLKCCLVLGVQRSLLDLPGGLTLIEAELAELGQKFVNLTHHNQQVFGPYYTEILKTLISPAQALETKVESV, from the exons ATgatgctgcatcaaaagagagtgataaaatatgatttattgtATACGGCTGCATTTTATACACCACGTAATCATT TTCTTTCTGTCACAGGTCTGACAGAAACCGTTAATGAAGTTTCCAAGCTGAGCAACAAGATTGGGATGAATTGTGATTACTACATGGAAGAGAAGGTTTTACCTCCAAGCAG TCTGGAAGGCAAGGTCAAGGAGACAGTGCACAATGCCTTTTGGGACCATCTTAAAGAGCAACTATCAGCAACTCCCCCTGACTTCAGCTgtgctcttgaacttctgaaagaaattaaagag ATCTTGCTATCACTGCTATTACCACGCCAGAACCGCCTGAGAATTGAGATTGAAGAAGCTCTGGACATGGACTTGCTCAAGCAGGAGGCAGAACATGGGGCCCTGAAAGTCCTCTATCTCTCTAAGTACGTTCTCAACATGATGGCTTTGCTGTGTGCACCAGTTCGAGATGAAGCAGTGCAGAAACTAGAAAACATTACGGATCCTGTTTGGCTACTGAG AGGGATCTTCCAGGTTCTGGGCCGGATGAAAATGGACATGGTGAACTACACTATCCAGAGCCTTCAACCCCACCTGCAGGAACATTCCATTCAGTATGAACGGGCTAAATTCCAGGAACTCCTCAATAAGCAGCCTA GTCTCCTTAATCACACCACCAAATGGCTGACCCAAGCAGCAGGAGACCTCACCATGTCACCTCCGACTTGCCCAGACACTTCTGACTCCTCCAGTGTGGCTGGCCCCTCTCCCAATGAGGCAGCCAACAACCCAGAGCCCCTCAGCCCCACAATGGTGCTGTGTCAGGGCTTCTTGAACCTCCTTCTCTGGGACCTTGAAAATGAAGAGTTCCCTGAG ACCCTGCTGATGGACAGAACCCGGCTGCAGGAGCTGAAGTCCCAGTTGCACCAGTTAACCGTCATGGCCTCAGTCTTGCTGGTGGCCAGTAGTTTCTCCGGCAGTGTTTTGTTTGGCTCACCCCAATTTGTAGATAAACTGAAACGCATAACCAAATCCTTGTTGGAAGACTTTCACTCCAG GCCTGAGGAAGCTATACTGACTGTGAGTGAACAGGTATCTCAGGAAATCCATCAAAGCCTCAAGAATATGGGCCTTGTTGCTCTAAGCAGTGATAATACAGCATCTCTAATGGGACAGCTCCAGAACATTGCCAAGAAGGAGAACTGTGTCTGCAGTGTTATTG ATCAGCGGATCCATTTGTTTCTCAAATGCTGTTTGGTTCTTGGTGTGCAGCGGTCTCTATTAGACCTTCCTGGAGGCCTTACTCTCATTGAAGCAGAACTGGCAGAACTGGGCCAAAAGTTTGTCAACTTGACACATCACAATCAGCAGGTGTTTGGTCCCTACTACACTGAGATCCTAAAAACCCTCATTTCCCCAGCCCAGGCACTGGAAACAAAAGTGGAGTCTGTTTGA
- the TCP11 gene encoding T-complex protein 11 homolog isoform X1, whose translation MDLLKQEAEHGALKVLYLSKYVLNMMALLCAPVRDEAVQKLENITDPVWLLRGIFQVLGRMKMDMVNYTIQSLQPHLQEHSIQYERAKFQELLNKQPSLLNHTTKWLTQAAGDLTMSPPTCPDTSDSSSVAGPSPNEAANNPEPLSPTMVLCQGFLNLLLWDLENEEFPETLLMDRTRLQELKSQLHQLTVMASVLLVASSFSGSVLFGSPQFVDKLKRITKSLLEDFHSRPEEAILTVSEQVSQEIHQSLKNMGLVALSSDNTASLMGQLQNIAKKENCVCSVIDQRIHLFLKCCLVLGVQRSLLDLPGGLTLIEAELAELGQKFVNLTHHNQQVFGPYYTEILKTLISPAQALETKVESV comes from the exons ATGGACTTGCTCAAGCAGGAGGCAGAACATGGGGCCCTGAAAGTCCTCTATCTCTCTAAGTACGTTCTCAACATGATGGCTTTGCTGTGTGCACCAGTTCGAGATGAAGCAGTGCAGAAACTAGAAAACATTACGGATCCTGTTTGGCTACTGAG AGGGATCTTCCAGGTTCTGGGCCGGATGAAAATGGACATGGTGAACTACACTATCCAGAGCCTTCAACCCCACCTGCAGGAACATTCCATTCAGTATGAACGGGCTAAATTCCAGGAACTCCTCAATAAGCAGCCTA GTCTCCTTAATCACACCACCAAATGGCTGACCCAAGCAGCAGGAGACCTCACCATGTCACCTCCGACTTGCCCAGACACTTCTGACTCCTCCAGTGTGGCTGGCCCCTCTCCCAATGAGGCAGCCAACAACCCAGAGCCCCTCAGCCCCACAATGGTGCTGTGTCAGGGCTTCTTGAACCTCCTTCTCTGGGACCTTGAAAATGAAGAGTTCCCTGAG ACCCTGCTGATGGACAGAACCCGGCTGCAGGAGCTGAAGTCCCAGTTGCACCAGTTAACCGTCATGGCCTCAGTCTTGCTGGTGGCCAGTAGTTTCTCCGGCAGTGTTTTGTTTGGCTCACCCCAATTTGTAGATAAACTGAAACGCATAACCAAATCCTTGTTGGAAGACTTTCACTCCAG GCCTGAGGAAGCTATACTGACTGTGAGTGAACAGGTATCTCAGGAAATCCATCAAAGCCTCAAGAATATGGGCCTTGTTGCTCTAAGCAGTGATAATACAGCATCTCTAATGGGACAGCTCCAGAACATTGCCAAGAAGGAGAACTGTGTCTGCAGTGTTATTG ATCAGCGGATCCATTTGTTTCTCAAATGCTGTTTGGTTCTTGGTGTGCAGCGGTCTCTATTAGACCTTCCTGGAGGCCTTACTCTCATTGAAGCAGAACTGGCAGAACTGGGCCAAAAGTTTGTCAACTTGACACATCACAATCAGCAGGTGTTTGGTCCCTACTACACTGAGATCCTAAAAACCCTCATTTCCCCAGCCCAGGCACTGGAAACAAAAGTGGAGTCTGTTTGA
- the TCP11 gene encoding T-complex protein 11 homolog isoform 4 (isoform 4 is encoded by transcript variant 4), whose product MTRGGGGGVLSVTGLTETVNEVSKLSNKIGMNCDYYMEEKVLPPSSLEGKVKETVHNAFWDHLKEQLSATPPDFSCALELLKEIKEILLSLLLPRQNRLRIEIEEALDMDLLKQEAEHGALKVLYLSKYVLNMMALLCAPVRDEAVQKLENITDPVWLLRGIFQVLGRMKMDMVNYTIQSLQPHLQEHSIQYERAKFQELLNKQPSLLNHTTKWLTQAAGDLTMSPPTCPDTSDSSSVAGPSPNEAANNPEPLSPTMVLCQGFLNLLLWDLENEEFPETLLMDRTRLQELKSQLHQLTVMASVLLVASSFSGSVLFGSPQFVDKLKRITKSLLEDFHSRPEEAILTVSEQVSQEIHQSLKNMGLVALSSDNTASLMGQLQNIAKKENCVCSVIDQRIHLFLKCCLVLGVQRSLLDLPGGLTLIEAELAELGQKFVNLTHHNQQVFGPYYTEILKTLISPAQALETKVESV is encoded by the exons ATGACCCGCGGCGGGGGAGGAGGAG TTCTTTCTGTCACAGGTCTGACAGAAACCGTTAATGAAGTTTCCAAGCTGAGCAACAAGATTGGGATGAATTGTGATTACTACATGGAAGAGAAGGTTTTACCTCCAAGCAG TCTGGAAGGCAAGGTCAAGGAGACAGTGCACAATGCCTTTTGGGACCATCTTAAAGAGCAACTATCAGCAACTCCCCCTGACTTCAGCTgtgctcttgaacttctgaaagaaattaaagag ATCTTGCTATCACTGCTATTACCACGCCAGAACCGCCTGAGAATTGAGATTGAAGAAGCTCTGGACATGGACTTGCTCAAGCAGGAGGCAGAACATGGGGCCCTGAAAGTCCTCTATCTCTCTAAGTACGTTCTCAACATGATGGCTTTGCTGTGTGCACCAGTTCGAGATGAAGCAGTGCAGAAACTAGAAAACATTACGGATCCTGTTTGGCTACTGAG AGGGATCTTCCAGGTTCTGGGCCGGATGAAAATGGACATGGTGAACTACACTATCCAGAGCCTTCAACCCCACCTGCAGGAACATTCCATTCAGTATGAACGGGCTAAATTCCAGGAACTCCTCAATAAGCAGCCTA GTCTCCTTAATCACACCACCAAATGGCTGACCCAAGCAGCAGGAGACCTCACCATGTCACCTCCGACTTGCCCAGACACTTCTGACTCCTCCAGTGTGGCTGGCCCCTCTCCCAATGAGGCAGCCAACAACCCAGAGCCCCTCAGCCCCACAATGGTGCTGTGTCAGGGCTTCTTGAACCTCCTTCTCTGGGACCTTGAAAATGAAGAGTTCCCTGAG ACCCTGCTGATGGACAGAACCCGGCTGCAGGAGCTGAAGTCCCAGTTGCACCAGTTAACCGTCATGGCCTCAGTCTTGCTGGTGGCCAGTAGTTTCTCCGGCAGTGTTTTGTTTGGCTCACCCCAATTTGTAGATAAACTGAAACGCATAACCAAATCCTTGTTGGAAGACTTTCACTCCAG GCCTGAGGAAGCTATACTGACTGTGAGTGAACAGGTATCTCAGGAAATCCATCAAAGCCTCAAGAATATGGGCCTTGTTGCTCTAAGCAGTGATAATACAGCATCTCTAATGGGACAGCTCCAGAACATTGCCAAGAAGGAGAACTGTGTCTGCAGTGTTATTG ATCAGCGGATCCATTTGTTTCTCAAATGCTGTTTGGTTCTTGGTGTGCAGCGGTCTCTATTAGACCTTCCTGGAGGCCTTACTCTCATTGAAGCAGAACTGGCAGAACTGGGCCAAAAGTTTGTCAACTTGACACATCACAATCAGCAGGTGTTTGGTCCCTACTACACTGAGATCCTAAAAACCCTCATTTCCCCAGCCCAGGCACTGGAAACAAAAGTGGAGTCTGTTTGA
- the TCP11 gene encoding T-complex protein 11 homolog isoform 3 (isoform 3 is encoded by transcript variant 3): MPDVKESVPPKYPGDSEGRSCKPETSGPPQEDKSGSEDPPPCLTETVNEVSKLSNKIGMNCDYYMEEKVLPPSSLEGKVKETVHNAFWDHLKEQLSATPPDFSCALELLKEIKEILLSLLLPRQNRLRIEIEEALDMDLLKQEAEHGALKVLYLSKYVLNMMALLCAPVRDEAVQKLENITDPVWLLRGIFQVLGRMKMDMVNYTIQSLQPHLQEHSIQYERAKFQELLNKQPSLLNHTTKWLTQAAGDLTMSPPTCPDTSDSSSVAGPSPNEAANNPEPLSPTMVLCQGFLNLLLWDLENEEFPETLLMDRTRLQELKSQLHQLTVMASVLLVASSFSGSVLFGSPQFVDKLKRITKSLLEDFHSRPEEAILTVSEQVSQEIHQSLKNMGLVALSSDNTASLMGQLQNIAKKENCVCSVIDQRIHLFLKCCLVLGVQRSLLDLPGGLTLIEAELAELGQKFVNLTHHNQQVFGPYYTEILKTLISPAQALETKVESV, from the exons ATGCCAGACGTCAAGGAGAGTGTGCCCCCGAAATATCCTGGCGACTCAGAGGGCAGGTCCTGTAAGCCCGAAACCTCAGGACCCCCCCAGGAAGACAAGAGCGGCTCCGAGGACCCCCCTCCCT GTCTGACAGAAACCGTTAATGAAGTTTCCAAGCTGAGCAACAAGATTGGGATGAATTGTGATTACTACATGGAAGAGAAGGTTTTACCTCCAAGCAG TCTGGAAGGCAAGGTCAAGGAGACAGTGCACAATGCCTTTTGGGACCATCTTAAAGAGCAACTATCAGCAACTCCCCCTGACTTCAGCTgtgctcttgaacttctgaaagaaattaaagag ATCTTGCTATCACTGCTATTACCACGCCAGAACCGCCTGAGAATTGAGATTGAAGAAGCTCTGGACATGGACTTGCTCAAGCAGGAGGCAGAACATGGGGCCCTGAAAGTCCTCTATCTCTCTAAGTACGTTCTCAACATGATGGCTTTGCTGTGTGCACCAGTTCGAGATGAAGCAGTGCAGAAACTAGAAAACATTACGGATCCTGTTTGGCTACTGAG AGGGATCTTCCAGGTTCTGGGCCGGATGAAAATGGACATGGTGAACTACACTATCCAGAGCCTTCAACCCCACCTGCAGGAACATTCCATTCAGTATGAACGGGCTAAATTCCAGGAACTCCTCAATAAGCAGCCTA GTCTCCTTAATCACACCACCAAATGGCTGACCCAAGCAGCAGGAGACCTCACCATGTCACCTCCGACTTGCCCAGACACTTCTGACTCCTCCAGTGTGGCTGGCCCCTCTCCCAATGAGGCAGCCAACAACCCAGAGCCCCTCAGCCCCACAATGGTGCTGTGTCAGGGCTTCTTGAACCTCCTTCTCTGGGACCTTGAAAATGAAGAGTTCCCTGAG ACCCTGCTGATGGACAGAACCCGGCTGCAGGAGCTGAAGTCCCAGTTGCACCAGTTAACCGTCATGGCCTCAGTCTTGCTGGTGGCCAGTAGTTTCTCCGGCAGTGTTTTGTTTGGCTCACCCCAATTTGTAGATAAACTGAAACGCATAACCAAATCCTTGTTGGAAGACTTTCACTCCAG GCCTGAGGAAGCTATACTGACTGTGAGTGAACAGGTATCTCAGGAAATCCATCAAAGCCTCAAGAATATGGGCCTTGTTGCTCTAAGCAGTGATAATACAGCATCTCTAATGGGACAGCTCCAGAACATTGCCAAGAAGGAGAACTGTGTCTGCAGTGTTATTG ATCAGCGGATCCATTTGTTTCTCAAATGCTGTTTGGTTCTTGGTGTGCAGCGGTCTCTATTAGACCTTCCTGGAGGCCTTACTCTCATTGAAGCAGAACTGGCAGAACTGGGCCAAAAGTTTGTCAACTTGACACATCACAATCAGCAGGTGTTTGGTCCCTACTACACTGAGATCCTAAAAACCCTCATTTCCCCAGCCCAGGCACTGGAAACAAAAGTGGAGTCTGTTTGA
- the TCP11 gene encoding T-complex protein 11 homolog isoform 1 (isoform 1 is encoded by transcript variant 1) encodes MPDVKESVPPKYPGDSEGRSCKPETSGPPQEDKSGSEDPPPFLSVTGLTETVNEVSKLSNKIGMNCDYYMEEKVLPPSSLEGKVKETVHNAFWDHLKEQLSATPPDFSCALELLKEIKEILLSLLLPRQNRLRIEIEEALDMDLLKQEAEHGALKVLYLSKYVLNMMALLCAPVRDEAVQKLENITDPVWLLRGIFQVLGRMKMDMVNYTIQSLQPHLQEHSIQYERAKFQELLNKQPSLLNHTTKWLTQAAGDLTMSPPTCPDTSDSSSVAGPSPNEAANNPEPLSPTMVLCQGFLNLLLWDLENEEFPETLLMDRTRLQELKSQLHQLTVMASVLLVASSFSGSVLFGSPQFVDKLKRITKSLLEDFHSRPEEAILTVSEQVSQEIHQSLKNMGLVALSSDNTASLMGQLQNIAKKENCVCSVIDQRIHLFLKCCLVLGVQRSLLDLPGGLTLIEAELAELGQKFVNLTHHNQQVFGPYYTEILKTLISPAQALETKVESV; translated from the exons ATGCCAGACGTCAAGGAGAGTGTGCCCCCGAAATATCCTGGCGACTCAGAGGGCAGGTCCTGTAAGCCCGAAACCTCAGGACCCCCCCAGGAAGACAAGAGCGGCTCCGAGGACCCCCCTCCCT TTCTTTCTGTCACAGGTCTGACAGAAACCGTTAATGAAGTTTCCAAGCTGAGCAACAAGATTGGGATGAATTGTGATTACTACATGGAAGAGAAGGTTTTACCTCCAAGCAG TCTGGAAGGCAAGGTCAAGGAGACAGTGCACAATGCCTTTTGGGACCATCTTAAAGAGCAACTATCAGCAACTCCCCCTGACTTCAGCTgtgctcttgaacttctgaaagaaattaaagag ATCTTGCTATCACTGCTATTACCACGCCAGAACCGCCTGAGAATTGAGATTGAAGAAGCTCTGGACATGGACTTGCTCAAGCAGGAGGCAGAACATGGGGCCCTGAAAGTCCTCTATCTCTCTAAGTACGTTCTCAACATGATGGCTTTGCTGTGTGCACCAGTTCGAGATGAAGCAGTGCAGAAACTAGAAAACATTACGGATCCTGTTTGGCTACTGAG AGGGATCTTCCAGGTTCTGGGCCGGATGAAAATGGACATGGTGAACTACACTATCCAGAGCCTTCAACCCCACCTGCAGGAACATTCCATTCAGTATGAACGGGCTAAATTCCAGGAACTCCTCAATAAGCAGCCTA GTCTCCTTAATCACACCACCAAATGGCTGACCCAAGCAGCAGGAGACCTCACCATGTCACCTCCGACTTGCCCAGACACTTCTGACTCCTCCAGTGTGGCTGGCCCCTCTCCCAATGAGGCAGCCAACAACCCAGAGCCCCTCAGCCCCACAATGGTGCTGTGTCAGGGCTTCTTGAACCTCCTTCTCTGGGACCTTGAAAATGAAGAGTTCCCTGAG ACCCTGCTGATGGACAGAACCCGGCTGCAGGAGCTGAAGTCCCAGTTGCACCAGTTAACCGTCATGGCCTCAGTCTTGCTGGTGGCCAGTAGTTTCTCCGGCAGTGTTTTGTTTGGCTCACCCCAATTTGTAGATAAACTGAAACGCATAACCAAATCCTTGTTGGAAGACTTTCACTCCAG GCCTGAGGAAGCTATACTGACTGTGAGTGAACAGGTATCTCAGGAAATCCATCAAAGCCTCAAGAATATGGGCCTTGTTGCTCTAAGCAGTGATAATACAGCATCTCTAATGGGACAGCTCCAGAACATTGCCAAGAAGGAGAACTGTGTCTGCAGTGTTATTG ATCAGCGGATCCATTTGTTTCTCAAATGCTGTTTGGTTCTTGGTGTGCAGCGGTCTCTATTAGACCTTCCTGGAGGCCTTACTCTCATTGAAGCAGAACTGGCAGAACTGGGCCAAAAGTTTGTCAACTTGACACATCACAATCAGCAGGTGTTTGGTCCCTACTACACTGAGATCCTAAAAACCCTCATTTCCCCAGCCCAGGCACTGGAAACAAAAGTGGAGTCTGTTTGA
- the TCP11 gene encoding T-complex protein 11 homolog isoform 11 (isoform 11 is encoded by transcript variant 16) has translation MKMDMVNYTIQSLQPHLQEHSIQYERAKFQELLNKQPSLLNHTTKWLTQAAGDLTMSPPTCPDTSDSSSVAGPSPNEAANNPEPLSPTMVLCQGFLNLLLWDLENEEFPETLLMDRTRLQELKSQLHQLTVMASVLLVASSFSGSVLFGSPQFVDKLKRITKSLLEDFHSRPEEAILTVSEQVSQEIHQSLKNMGLVALSSDNTASLMGQLQNIAKKENCVCSVIDQRIHLFLKCCLVLGVQRSLLDLPGGLTLIEAELAELGQKFVNLTHHNQQVFGPYYTEILKTLISPAQALETKVESV, from the exons ATGAAAATGGACATGGTGAACTACACTATCCAGAGCCTTCAACCCCACCTGCAGGAACATTCCATTCAGTATGAACGGGCTAAATTCCAGGAACTCCTCAATAAGCAGCCTA GTCTCCTTAATCACACCACCAAATGGCTGACCCAAGCAGCAGGAGACCTCACCATGTCACCTCCGACTTGCCCAGACACTTCTGACTCCTCCAGTGTGGCTGGCCCCTCTCCCAATGAGGCAGCCAACAACCCAGAGCCCCTCAGCCCCACAATGGTGCTGTGTCAGGGCTTCTTGAACCTCCTTCTCTGGGACCTTGAAAATGAAGAGTTCCCTGAG ACCCTGCTGATGGACAGAACCCGGCTGCAGGAGCTGAAGTCCCAGTTGCACCAGTTAACCGTCATGGCCTCAGTCTTGCTGGTGGCCAGTAGTTTCTCCGGCAGTGTTTTGTTTGGCTCACCCCAATTTGTAGATAAACTGAAACGCATAACCAAATCCTTGTTGGAAGACTTTCACTCCAG GCCTGAGGAAGCTATACTGACTGTGAGTGAACAGGTATCTCAGGAAATCCATCAAAGCCTCAAGAATATGGGCCTTGTTGCTCTAAGCAGTGATAATACAGCATCTCTAATGGGACAGCTCCAGAACATTGCCAAGAAGGAGAACTGTGTCTGCAGTGTTATTG ATCAGCGGATCCATTTGTTTCTCAAATGCTGTTTGGTTCTTGGTGTGCAGCGGTCTCTATTAGACCTTCCTGGAGGCCTTACTCTCATTGAAGCAGAACTGGCAGAACTGGGCCAAAAGTTTGTCAACTTGACACATCACAATCAGCAGGTGTTTGGTCCCTACTACACTGAGATCCTAAAAACCCTCATTTCCCCAGCCCAGGCACTGGAAACAAAAGTGGAGTCTGTTTGA